From Bacteroides sp., one genomic window encodes:
- a CDS encoding DUF4197 domain-containing protein — protein MKTLYRRPVILLFAVIGFFAMSINSCEQLLSVPMSEAEVASGLREALTIGAVNAVLATNKENGYFGNNAIKIPFPPEAAGAMQYMQNSALLRPLLNEFVLRLNRAAENAAVHAKPIFTNAIRDISIQDAWGILRGGQNAATNYLHDRTYSQLYNAFKPDIISSLNNVGAQSAWQELTTAYNTIATLSPNLNNVNTDLADYATNKALDGLFHLLAEEEAKIRRDPAARVTELLKRVFAQQ, from the coding sequence ATGAAAACCTTGTACCGACGTCCGGTGATCCTGCTATTTGCGGTCATTGGATTTTTCGCAATGAGTATAAACAGTTGCGAGCAACTGCTGAGTGTTCCCATGAGTGAGGCGGAAGTTGCCAGCGGTTTGCGTGAAGCCCTGACCATAGGGGCTGTCAATGCAGTTCTTGCCACCAACAAGGAGAACGGTTATTTTGGCAACAATGCCATCAAGATCCCTTTTCCTCCCGAGGCAGCGGGAGCAATGCAATACATGCAGAACTCGGCCCTGCTGAGGCCGCTGCTTAATGAATTCGTATTGCGCCTGAACCGTGCAGCTGAAAATGCGGCGGTTCACGCCAAGCCCATTTTTACGAATGCCATCCGCGACATTAGCATTCAGGATGCCTGGGGCATCTTGCGTGGGGGGCAAAACGCCGCCACCAATTACCTGCACGATAGGACTTACTCGCAACTCTACAATGCCTTTAAACCCGATATCATCAGTTCGCTAAATAATGTGGGCGCCCAGTCGGCATGGCAGGAACTGACCACTGCCTACAACACCATTGCCACCCTTTCGCCAAATCTTAACAACGTCAATACTGACCTGGCCGATTATGCCACCAACAAGGCCCTCGATGGTCTCTTTCACCTATTGGCTGAAGAAGAAGCCAAGATCAGGCGTGACCCGGCAGCACGGGTCACCGAGTTGCTGAAAAGGGTTTTTGCACAACAGTAG
- a CDS encoding dihydroorotate dehydrogenase-like protein, producing MIDLSTTYMGLTLRSPVIAGSSGLTRSIENLKEIEARGAGAVVLKSLFEEQIKYEIRKVFSYDDMVSAYTEADDYIRNYARTHALDEYLNLIREAKKAITIPVIASINCVSAEEWTSFAKNIEEAGADALELNVFVIPSDVDLEGSQYEKLYFDIVEKVKKEIKIPLALKISSHFSGLGNLVNKLSWTGVKGIVLFNRFFNPDIDIEKMRMGAGNIYSTPEEITTSLRWIGILAGRVQTDLCASTGVHDGKGVIKQLLAGAKAVQVCSTLYKNGFGQIERINEEVREWMAKNNFSKISDFDGKMSFKKGDHPGAYQRVQFMKHFAGID from the coding sequence ATGATCGATTTATCCACCACTTACATGGGCCTTACGCTGCGCAGCCCGGTCATTGCAGGCAGCTCAGGCCTGACACGCAGCATCGAAAACCTGAAGGAAATTGAGGCCCGAGGGGCCGGAGCCGTGGTGCTCAAATCGCTTTTCGAGGAACAGATCAAATATGAGATCCGCAAGGTATTCTCCTATGATGATATGGTGAGCGCTTACACCGAGGCCGACGACTACATCAGGAACTATGCCCGTACCCACGCCCTCGATGAGTATCTCAACCTGATCCGGGAGGCCAAAAAAGCCATCACCATCCCGGTCATTGCAAGCATCAACTGTGTAAGTGCTGAGGAATGGACCAGCTTTGCCAAAAATATTGAAGAAGCTGGTGCCGATGCCCTCGAATTGAACGTTTTTGTTATCCCATCCGATGTGGATTTGGAAGGTAGTCAATACGAGAAACTGTACTTCGACATTGTTGAGAAAGTCAAGAAAGAGATCAAAATCCCCCTGGCCCTGAAAATCTCATCCCATTTTTCTGGACTGGGAAACCTGGTGAATAAACTCTCATGGACTGGGGTGAAGGGCATCGTGCTGTTCAATCGTTTCTTCAATCCCGATATTGATATTGAAAAGATGAGGATGGGCGCAGGAAATATTTACAGCACCCCCGAGGAAATTACTACCTCCCTGCGCTGGATTGGCATCCTGGCAGGCCGCGTTCAGACTGACCTTTGTGCCTCTACAGGCGTGCACGATGGCAAAGGGGTCATCAAACAATTGCTTGCGGGTGCTAAAGCCGTCCAGGTGTGTTCTACCCTATACAAAAACGGCTTCGGGCAAATCGAACGCATCAATGAGGAAGTCAGGGAATGGATGGCGAAGAACAACTTCAGTAAGATCAGCGACTTTGACGGGAAGATGAGCTTCAAGAAGGGTGACCACCCGGGCGCCTATCAGCGCGTGCAGTTTATGAAGCACTTCGCTGGAATAGACTGA
- a CDS encoding NADPH-dependent oxidoreductase, which yields MRTLLSHKTIRNYKSDPIDESILNQVLEAGFRASTTGNMQVYSVIVTRDEEKRKELCKLHFGQKMVEQAPVLLTFCADFNRFNKWCRQREAEPGYDNFLSFFTAAIDALLVAQNACAAAESFGLGICYLGTTTYQADKLIEFFNLPEGVVPITTVVVGYPKEDPQQADRLPAEGIVHYETYKDYSAEDIDRIYHEKENLPETAQLIRENKLDNLAQIFAYKRYSKKDNLHFSKVFLDAITDQGFMNNEE from the coding sequence CTGAGAACACTTCTTTCCCATAAAACCATACGGAATTACAAAAGTGATCCCATTGACGAGAGCATCCTTAACCAGGTCCTTGAGGCAGGCTTCCGCGCTTCCACTACGGGCAATATGCAGGTCTACAGCGTAATCGTCACCCGCGATGAGGAGAAACGCAAGGAATTGTGCAAGTTACATTTCGGACAGAAAATGGTAGAGCAGGCCCCTGTATTACTGACCTTTTGCGCCGACTTCAACCGGTTCAACAAATGGTGTCGTCAGCGTGAGGCAGAACCGGGTTACGACAATTTCCTGTCGTTCTTTACGGCAGCCATCGATGCCCTGTTGGTGGCCCAAAATGCATGTGCCGCAGCCGAATCCTTCGGGCTGGGGATTTGCTACCTTGGCACAACGACCTATCAAGCCGATAAGCTGATTGAGTTTTTTAATTTGCCTGAGGGGGTGGTGCCTATTACAACAGTGGTGGTAGGCTATCCGAAGGAAGATCCTCAGCAGGCCGACAGGCTTCCCGCTGAAGGGATCGTGCATTATGAAACCTATAAGGATTATTCAGCCGAAGATATCGACCGCATTTACCATGAGAAGGAGAATCTTCCAGAAACAGCCCAGCTCATCCGGGAAAATAAACTGGATAACCTGGCCCAAATCTTCGCTTACAAGCGTTACAGCAAAAAGGACAACCTGCATTTCAGCAAGGTATTCCTCGATGCCATTACCGATCAGGGCTTTATGAATAACGAAGAATAG
- a CDS encoding O-antigen ligase family protein, with translation MEQEKKQKMLYRFGLWFTVLNIVLMVNGFYWLTAIPVAIAIMLLLFFSLDKLLLFIVLLTPFTFKYEFEHFGITINMPTEPLIVAAMLLFFLRMIHEPVYDRRVLRHPITIVLTLNLVWMFLTSVTSELPLVSFKYFASRLWFVVTFYFLAILLFKDYKKYKRFLWYFGAALALVVIVITVKHSAFGFERMVGTWIVDPFFNDHTNYSSTLALVAPFFLVMAFNKGFSPLRRTGAVLFFLVFCMGILFSYSRAAWLSLMIAAGGLVILGLKIPFRFILAGVILLLATVFTFQTQIIMQLERNTQESSGNFTEHIRSISNISSDASNLERINRWRSAFRMFEERPVVGWGPGTYQFVYAPFQRSEDFTIITTNFGDLGNAHSEYIGPLAESGLPGMLLFLTLALLVIKTGVDLWKKAPTREMRLMALGITLGFITYFSHGVLNNFLDTDKASVPFWGMMAMLVSLDAFYSRENSKNPVTSA, from the coding sequence GTGGAGCAGGAGAAGAAGCAAAAAATGCTTTACCGCTTCGGCCTGTGGTTTACAGTGCTGAATATTGTCCTGATGGTCAACGGGTTTTACTGGCTAACTGCCATTCCCGTCGCAATAGCCATCATGCTGCTGCTTTTCTTTTCCCTCGATAAACTGCTGTTGTTCATCGTATTGCTTACGCCGTTTACGTTCAAGTATGAATTTGAACATTTCGGTATCACCATCAATATGCCTACTGAGCCACTCATTGTGGCTGCAATGCTGCTATTCTTTCTCCGGATGATTCATGAGCCTGTCTACGACCGTAGGGTGCTGCGACATCCCATTACAATCGTACTGACACTTAACCTGGTTTGGATGTTCCTGACCTCGGTGACGAGCGAACTACCCCTCGTTTCCTTTAAATATTTCGCTTCACGCCTTTGGTTTGTGGTCACCTTTTATTTTCTTGCCATCCTGTTGTTCAAAGATTACAAGAAATATAAGCGTTTCCTTTGGTATTTCGGAGCGGCCCTGGCTCTCGTGGTCATCGTCATCACCGTGAAGCATTCGGCTTTTGGCTTTGAACGTATGGTGGGCACCTGGATTGTTGACCCCTTTTTCAACGACCATACCAATTACTCCTCTACGCTCGCCCTTGTGGCGCCTTTTTTTCTAGTTATGGCTTTTAACAAGGGCTTCAGCCCTTTGCGCAGAACTGGCGCAGTATTGTTTTTCCTGGTTTTTTGTATGGGCATCCTTTTCAGCTACAGCCGTGCTGCCTGGCTGAGCTTGATGATTGCCGCCGGTGGACTCGTCATCCTGGGGCTGAAGATTCCTTTCCGCTTTATCCTTGCCGGTGTAATCCTCCTGCTTGCCACGGTATTTACCTTTCAGACGCAGATCATTATGCAGCTTGAACGCAACACCCAGGAATCATCCGGTAACTTCACCGAACACATACGCTCCATTTCCAATATTTCCTCCGATGCTTCCAACCTCGAACGAATAAACCGCTGGCGTTCGGCTTTCCGTATGTTCGAAGAGCGCCCTGTTGTGGGTTGGGGGCCTGGGACCTATCAGTTTGTGTATGCGCCCTTTCAGCGCTCGGAAGATTTTACCATCATCACCACCAACTTTGGCGATCTGGGCAATGCCCACAGCGAATACATCGGGCCGCTTGCCGAAAGCGGCCTGCCTGGCATGCTGCTGTTTTTGACCCTCGCTTTGCTGGTGATCAAAACAGGGGTTGACCTCTGGAAAAAAGCGCCTACCCGGGAAATGCGGTTGATGGCCCTGGGTATTACCCTGGGGTTCATTACTTACTTTTCCCACGGGGTGCTCAACAATTTTCTGGATACCGATAAGGCCTCGGTGCCCTTCTGGGGGATGATGGCTATGCTTGTTTCGCTCGATGCATTTTATTCAAGAGAAAACAGCAAAAATCCAGTCACCTCAGCCTGA